The region GTCGTACTCCGGCAAGGCGGTGCACCGGGTGTCGGCCTCCGGCGGCCAGGAGGCGTTCTTCGAAGGGCACGTCCACGCTCTTAGCGTGCTGGGCGGGGTGCCGACCGGCAAGGTCCGCTACGACAACCTCAATTCGGCCGTCGCCCAGGTGCTGGGATTCAACCGGGCCCGGGTGGAGACCGAGCGGTGGACCGCGTTCCGTTCGCATTTCGGTATCGATGTCTTCTACTGCCGGCCCGGCATCGAGGGAGCGCACGAGAAGGGCGGGGTGGAGGGGCAGATCGGCTACTTCCGCCGCAACCACTTCGTTCCCGTTCCCGAGGTCGGCTCGCTGGCCGAGCTGAACACGATGGTCGACCGCTGGGACGAGGAGGACGACGCCCGGCGGATCCGCTCCCGCCCGCGGACGGTCGGTGAGTACTTCGCCGCGGAACGGCCGTTGCTGAAGCCGTTGCCGACCGAGCCGTTCGAGACGGGCCGGCTGTTCGCACTGCGGGTGGACCGCTACGGCCAGATCAGCGTCCGCACGAACCACTACTCGGTGCCGGTGCGGCTGATCGGGAGACGGGTGCGGGTGATGCTGCACGCTTCTGAGCTGGTGGTCTATGACGACGGAGTCGAAGTCGCCCGGCATGAACGGCTGATGACCAAGGCCGGGTCGCGTCTGGTGCTGGACCACTACCTGGAGGCGCTGGTCCGCAAACCGGGGGCTCTGCCCGGCTCGACCGCGCTGGAACAGGCCCGCTCGGCAGGGAAGTTCACTCCGGTCCATGACGCGTGGTGGGCGGCGGCCTGCAAGGCCCACGGCGACCGGGACGGCACCCGGGCGTTGATCGAGGTCCTGCTGCTGGGCCGTCACATGCCCCACGAACACCTGGTCGCCGGGCTCGCCGCAGCCTTACGGGCGGGAGCGATGACCTCGGACGCGGTCGCGCTGGAGGCCCGCAAAGCGGCGGAGGCCGACGACACCCCCGCCCCGGCGGTGCTGCCGGAAGGGCCGGAGGCCGACCGGTTCGGGCAGCCGAAGGTCACGTCCCTGACCGAGCGGAGACTCGCGCACCTCCCACCCGACACCCGGCCGCTGCCCTCGGTGGCCGTCTACGACCAGTTACTGCGACGACGCCGACTGGGTGGCCGGCCCCGACCCGAGGGAGAAGAGCCGTGACCGTCAAACGCCACCGTGGCCTGACCGAGCAGGCCGCTGACGCGGCCATCGAGGCATCCTGCAAAGCCCTGCGACTGCCCACGATCCGGGGCCAGTTCACCGACATCGCCGAGGACGCGGCCAAGAGTCAGATGACCTACCGCGAGTTCCTCGCGGAACTGCTGCTGGCCGAGTGCGACGACCGGGCCCGCCGGCGTTCCGAGCGCCGGATCAAGGCCGCCTCATTTCCCCGGGAAAAGTCTCTGCGGCAGTTCGATTTCGACGCCAACCCGAACATCGACCCGGCCGTGATCCACACCCTCGCGTCCTGCGACTGGGTGAAGAAGGGGCTGCCTCTCTGCCTCATAGGAGACTCCGGCACGGGGAAGTCGCACCTGATGATCGCGCTGGGCACCGAGGCCGCGATGGCCGGCTACCGGGTGAAGTACGTCCTGGCCACCAAGCTGGTCAACGAGCTGGTCGAAGCCGCCGACGAGAAGGTCCGGACCAAGACGATCGCCCGCTACGGCCGCGTCGATCTCCTCGCAATCGACGAACTCGGATACATGGAACTCGACAAACGCGGCGCCGAGCTGCTGTTCCAAGTACTGACCGAACGGGAGGAAAAGAACAGCGTCGCCATCGCCTCGAACGAAAGCTTTGGAGGCTGGACAAAAACGTTCACCGATCCCCGGCTCTGCGCGGCCATCGTCGACCGGCTCACGTTCGGCGGGAACATCATCGAGACCGGCACCGACTCCTTCCGCCTCGCCCAGACCCGGGCCAGGGCCGAGCAGGCACACATCGACTGACCGCAGCACCCTGAACCGCCCGAAGACTGATCGTTGTCGCCGAGGACTGATGATCAGTATGTTCGTCTCGCCGAAGGTTGGGACGGTGGGGCCTCAGGGGGTTTGATGCTGGACACGCTGGTGACAACGGCCGCGGGTGCGCTTTCCGCCACAGCGGGCGTGCTGGTCGGCGGCATCGTCACGCGCCGTGCTCAAGATCGTCAGTGGACACGTGATCAACAGCTTGCCGCCTACCAGGAGCTGTTCAGCCACTACGCCAAGTTCACGATGGAACTCAGGCGAGCGCATGGTGAACGGCGCGGCTGGGATTACGACTGGGGTGAATGGAGCGCAGCCCTGATACGCGTAAGCCTGGTCGCCCCCACGGAAGTTGCGGCCGAAATCGACAACTTCAGCCGCGCCATCAACTCCTTCCTGGACCAGGTGGAGCGAGGCGAACGCACCCCGCTGCGTGACCCGCTGAGTCCGGAGGAGTTCGAACAGGCCAGGCAGGCATCCGCCCAAGCGCAGGTGAAGCTGGTCAACGTCATACGACGTTCACTGAGCAGCGATCACAAAGGGCTGCCCTTCGGAATTGGCGGGTAAGACAGCACCCCGCACGGCAGGGTGCTGCTAAAACTCACCAACATTTTCGACCCCTCTGATGGCGAAGTGGTGTCGAGACTCACCGACATGAGCTGCCAGTCGACATCGACAAAGCCAAGAGATACAGCTTGCCTTCGGCGGTGGCGTGTTCGGTGATGTCGGCGAGCCACAGCCGGTTCGGGCCGGTCGCGGTGAAGCTGCGGTTCACGAGATCGTCGTGGACCGGCGGGCCGGCCTTCCTGCCCCGGCCACGCTTCTTGCCGAACACGCTCCACCAGTGGTTGTCCCGGCAGATCCGCCACGCGGTGCGCTCGGCCATGCCCGCCCCGGCACCACGCGCTTCATCGGCCAGGAAGCGGTAGCCGAATTCCGGGTCGTCGCGGTGAGCATCGAACAGTGCGTTCGCGCGATACGCCTCCTCCAGCGCGGCGTCGGCCACCGGTTTGTCGAGCCAGCGATAGTAGGGCTGTCTGGCGAGCTTCAGCACCCGGCACGTCACCGTGACGGGCACCCCGTCCACGGCCAGCTCTTTCACGAGCGGGTAGCTCCTTATCCCGGCAGATCCGCCTGCGACAGATAGGCCGCGGCCCGGCGCAGGACCTCGTTCTCCTGCTCCAGCAGCTTGATCCGCCGACGCGCTTCCCGCAGTTCCGCGCTCTCCTGGCTGGTCACTCCGGGCTTGGACCCGTGGTCGACATCCGCCCGGCGCATCCATTTCCACAACGTCATCGGGTGGACCCCGAAGTCGGTGGCCACCTGCTCGACCGTCACACCCGGGCCGCGGTTCCTCGCGACTCGCACGACGTCCTGGCGGAACTCTTCCGGATAGGGCTTGGGCACAGCGACATCCTTCCCACCCGCCCCACAGGGCAAGCCAGTTCAGATGTCACCCGATCGTGTCCGCCGGACCGCAGGCCGCCCGAGGAGCCCGTGACGCGGCTGGCGGCGCGGGTGCGGCGCGCGAACCGGCTCTACCACGCGGCGGAGTACGGGGCCTTGGCGGTCAGGCTCCCGTCGCTGCTCGCGGACCTCCAGGCGGCGGCCGCGGCGAGCGAGGGGCGTACGCGGCTGCGGGTGCTGCGGCTGCTGGCGGATGCCTACCACCCGGCGTGCACCCTGATGCTCAAGTCGCTCGGCTACACCGATCTGGCCTTCATCGCGGTCACTCGGGCCAGCGAGGCCATCGCCGAGCTCGAGGACCCGGTCTGCACCGCCCTGAGCGGCTTCTTCGCGACGCACATCCTCATGGCGGCCGGGAGTCCGCAGCAGGCCCTGTCCAAGGCGACCGCCACGGTGAACCTGCTGGAGCAGCACCTGGCCCTGCCCCATGCCGAGGCGCTGCTCGGCGAGCTCCACCTGATCTCCGCCACGAGCATCACCAAGGATCCGACCCGGCCAGCTCATGACCGCACCTCCGACGTCCGATCGCACCTGGCCGAGGCGGCGCGTCTGGCGGGCAGGACCATGGAGACGCGCGCTTTCCATCTGAACTTCGGTCCGACGAACGTCAAGATCCACCGTGTCAGCCTCAACGCCGACCTTGGGCACCATGGCGACGCCGTCACGGCGGGCACCGACGTGCACCCCGAGATCATCAAAGCCCCCGGCTGGCAGGCGGCCTACCACTCCGATCTGGGGCGTGCCCTTGTCCACGTCCGTGGGCAGGAGTCGACCGCGGCCGAGCGGTTCCTGCGCGCGGAATTAATCGCCCCCCAGCGGGTCCACGCCAACGCTCTGATTGGCGACTCCGTCAGTTACCTCCTCGGGAAGCGGCTTCCTGCCCACGTGCAGCGAGACCTTTCCGGTCTGGCGCACCGGATGGGCATCAGTCGGTAGCCCTCGGCGAGTCCGCAGGCGGGAAGCTGTCCGCCCTTCCCCTCGGTACTCGCCGTAGCAGCTCAAAACCCCCGATATTGTGCGCTCCCTTCATGGGGTTGTCGTCGCGATGCGCAGTGTTCACAGCTGTGAGCAAGCAGGGGGGTGCCTCCGCCTACGGTCAGGCTCCGGCGTTGCGCAGGGTCTCCGCGCGAAGTCAGGACGCACGACTCCACGGCCTCCGGCTTTCCGGTGCCCGGCTCCGCAGGCGAGAAAGGAAGCTCCGCGTGTTCATCGACATCCCGAGCGCACTCGAAGCCGCTCTGATCGACCGTTCTCTCCCGACGTGGAAGCTGGACGGTTCGTTCCTGGCGCAGTCCACCATGGAGGAGTACCGAACCGCGCTGACGGCCACCCCGCGGTTCGACGAAACCGCCGCGGCGCTGCGCCAGGCACTGACCGGAGAGGACGGCGGATACGCCGTGCTGCGCCTGGGAAACCTCGCCAAGGCGCTGGGGACCGACGACGACCGGTTCCTGCGGCTGGTGACGGGCTTCGCGGCCGAGGTGGCCGTCCCCTTCTCGCCTTTCCCGCGGTGGCCCCTCTGGAAGGACATCGGGGTCAAAGTCGACAAGGACCCCGGCAAGTCCAGCGGCATCGGGTACAACGCGTTCCACATGGACCTGGTGAACGGGACCCTGCCCCCGGACTACACCACGCTCCTGTGCGTCCGCCCCGACCCGCTCGGCGGCGGCCCCAGCATCCTCTCCGACGCCCACGCGGCGGTGGCGCAGCTGTCGGAGAACAGCCGCGCCCTCCTGGCAGAGACGGCCTACCACTACGGGACCTTCTTCGACCTGCACGGCGTCGGCGAGGAGTACAAGCCGTTCCCGATCCTGGCCGGCTCCGACCCGGGCGGGTTCGTCCGGTTCACCGCCAAGATGCTGAAGAGGTCCGAGCTCGGCCAGGCGCACGTCGACGCCGCCAGGGAGCTCGCCGAGGAGCTCGTCCGGGGGCAGATCTCCTTCCCGCTCCAGCCCGGGGACTACCTCATCGTGAACCAGCGTCGCTTCCTGCACGGTCGGGAGGCACTCCACAGCGGTCAGGCCACCGTCCCGGTCGCCGACAGGCGGCTGCTCCTCCAGTTGTTCCTGCGCGCGAGGGTCGGAGCCGGCTCGGCCGTGTAGCCGGCCGACCGTACCGGTGACCCGCCGAGTCCCGCCCTGCGGGTCCAGCTGCCGAGCACGCTGCACGGCCACCGGGCAGGGCCCGGTCGGGCGCCACCGGAAACGGTCGCGCACCGGGCTCCCCGGGCTCGCGAACGGGTGCTAGATGTGCGACTTCCGCACCGAGTGCCATGTCGCCCCGGCCAGAGCCCGCGTCGACCGGAACACCGACAGGTGCTCGTGCTCCCGGTACAGCCGCCAGTTGTGCTCCACCAGCGCCAGCTTGTTCGAGGACAGCGACCCCGCCCGGCCGGCCCTGTAGACCGCCAGCGGTTCCTGCAGACCTCGGGCGGGGTGCCCATCTCTCATGATCGACAGCCACAGCGCGTAGTCCTGACGCTTCGGCATGTCCGGCATCAGCCGTGTGCCCAGCACCGTCCGGTCGTACATGGCAGTCAGGGCCCCGATGTGGTCCTGCACCAGCATGTCGCGGTACGTCACGCGCTCCCGTGCCGCGATCACCCGCCCGTTCGGCGTGAAGTCGCAAGCCTCACCGGTGTAGTCGCCAGCGACCTTGTAGTAGGAGGTGAACGTCAGTGGGGCATCGCCGGCGGTGGCGAACGCGAGCTGCCGCTCGACCTTGCCGGGCAGCCACATGTCGTCGCTGTCCAGGAACGCCACGTACTCCCCGCGCGCTCGCGCCAGGGCGAGGTTGCGGGCCCTGGCCGCGCCGCCCTGCTCGGGCGCCGCCTGCGGGCGCACACGCTCGTCCTGGCGGGCCAGGTCCTGCAGCAGGTCCATGGAGCCGTCGGTGGACGCGTCGTCGGTGACCTGCAGCTCCACGTCGGGGTGGGTCTGCGCGAGCACGGAGCGCACCGACGCGCCGAGCGTCGCCGCCGAGTTGTGCACGGGCATCACGACAGACACGAGCGGCACGGCTCTCCTCCCAGCACGACCAGCAATGACGGCGTCCAGCACGGATTGTATTCGAGCGCCCTCGCAGCCGAAGGAGCAGTTCATGAAGGTCATCATCGCCGGGCAGGGCTATGTCGGGCTGCCGCTCGCCGTGCGCGCCGCCGAGGTGGGTCATCGCGTCGTCGGCTACGACGTGGACCTGCACCGTATCGAGCAGCTCACGGACGGTGAGTCGTACGTGGGGGACGTGGCCTCCTCCCGGCTCCGCGCGGTCCTGGACACCGGGGACTACTCCGTGACCGCCGACGCTGCCGCGCTGGCCGGCTTCGACATCGCGGTGATCACCGTGCCGACCCCGCTGCGGGACGGGGTGCCCGACCTGACCTACGTCGAGTCCTGCGCCCGGACGCTGGGCGAGCGCCTTCGCCCCGGCGCGACGGTGGTCCTGGAGTCCACGACCTTCCCCGGCACCACCGAGGAACTGTTGCTGCCGATCCTGGAGAAGGCGTCGGGCCTCAAAGGCGGGGTGGGCTTCCTGGCCGGATTCAGTCCCGAGCGGATCGCTCCGGGGAACAAGAGGTGGTCGTTCGACGGGACGCCGAAATTGGTGTCCGGAATCGACGCCAGATCACTCGACGCGATCAAGGGTTTCTACGACGGCATCTTTCAGACCACGGTTCCGGTGTCCGGGACCAGGGTCGCCGAGATGGCCAAGCTGATCGAGAACATCTTCCGGTTCGTCAACATCTCCATGGTCAACGAGATGGCGATGCTGGCCGCTTCCCTCGGCGTGAACATCTGGGAGGCGATCGACGCCGCGGCGACCAAGCCCTTCGGATTCACGCGGTTCACCCCGGGGCCGGGAGTCGGCGGGCAATGCCTGCCCGTCGACCCGTTGTTCCTCTCCTGGAAGGTCCAGCAGGAGCTCGGCGTCCCTTTCCGATTCGTGGAACTCGCCGACGACGTGAACCGCCACATGCCCGACTACGTCGTCCGGCGTCTTGCGGAAGCACTCGACAATCGCCGCATGACCATCAACGGATCCCGGATCCTGCTGCTCGGCCTGACCTACAAATACAACGCCACCGACCTTCGCAATCCACCTTCGGCACGTGTCGCCGAACTTCTCATCAACCTCGGCGCCGAGGTCCGGGGCGCCGACCCCAACATCCCGGACGGCGACGACACCAAGCTGAACTTGCCCCGGGTGGATGCGAGCCCGGAGGAGGTCGCGGCCTCCGATGCCGTGGTGCTTCTCATGGACCACACCCGATTCGACCTCGCGATGATCGAGAAGAACGCGCCCTACGTTCTCGACTGCCGAAACCGCCTGTCCGGACCGAACGTAGAAACTCTTTAGCTTCTCGAAATCCCCCCGCCACGCTGCCGATCTTCCATCCCCAGGAGTTCTCTTGCACGACGAATGGGAACACGCCCACACGGACTACACCATGCCCGCGCAGCGTCAAATCCCAGCCTCGCTGGCCGAAAGCGAGAGCGACTGGCGCCACTACCTGGAATGCTCAACCCCCAACGGCTGGCTGATACGACACAACGCCATGACCGAAGCGCTCGTCAGCGGAAAGCCGATGTACCTGTTGCACACCACCAAGGACATCAACGCCATCCGCACCAGTCGGCAGTTACACGTCTCCACCGGATGCCTGGTCGGGGCCCTGTACTGCTCGCCTCTCGCCCGTCAGCGCGAGGGTCTGCGCCCACACAACCTCGGCGCCTACCTGATGCGGACGAAGCCTTCCACCAAGCCCATGGTCTTCGAGGTCACCCCGGATGCCCCGATCCGGCCCAAGGGCGTCGACTACCTGCATCTCGGCACCATCCACTTGCGTACCTACCTGCGCTACCAGAGCTTCCTCACCCCGGCCGAGAACGACCAGCTCGACCGCGCCGTGCTGGCCGGGCTGCGCGCCGCGGCCGTGTTCCTCGACGTCGCCCTGCGCAACGCCGCCGGCCATGCCACTCCGGCACCCGAGTTCATCGACCAGTTGTCCGCCGCCGTGGCCCACGTGCCGTTCCTCGGCTACCTGTACTTCGAGGTGCTGTCCGAATACCTGATGCTCCACTCCGTTACTCCGGAGACCAAGACCTACGCCCAGGCGGGAGAGCTGAACAACTGGCTCTACAAGGGACTCGCCTTCGCCGCTGTGGACGGCATGGAGCAATTGTTCGACCTGGCCCGTTTCAATCCGCGCCATCACCGGCTCGTCCAGCTCATCGAAGGCATAGAACCGGCTCTCAGCCCAGGAGTCGCCGAGTACGTCCGGCAACGACTGTCCCACTTGTTCGCCCGGACCGCGCTGCACCCGTCCCAGGACGCGGCATCGGTCACCTTGCAGGGCGTCGATCTCAGCACGCTCCGGAAAGCCGCGCCCGGACTGATCGGCCAGATGATCTTCCGCGAGATCCGGTACATGCCCCGCTACCAGCAGCTGTACCACTGCTTCGAGAAAGCCAAGGCGCTGGAGGCATGGGACTACTGGAACAACGAGGGGATACCCACCCCCTTCAATGGAATCCTCCCCAAGGGAGAGATAGGGATAAATCCCGTCTACCCCCGATCGGCAGTCAGAGTATGGACGGCAGAACTGGACGGTAAGGGCTATTTGCATCCGGCCGATGAGGTCACAGCTGTCTTCACGCCGCACCTGGCGTCGTGGTGGGTACCACCCCGCCAGCGCGAGATGCAGAACGACACCGATGATTCACGATTCGAGGCCCTGGGAGCCCGATCCCCGGTTCCACCCCAACGGCCATCCATGAATGGACTTTCCGCATGACCGCCCAGCTCCTGAACATCCTG is a window of Streptomyces sp. NBC_00271 DNA encoding:
- the istA gene encoding IS21 family transposase, translating into MPPKSKVDLYAAIRRDSRAGLSNRALQHKYGVGFRTVQKALTSVWPEPRKKLPPRTTRLDPYKGLVDEMLRADLTAPRKQQHTAKRIFDRLVAEQGADDLTYGIVCAYVAERREEIRIAAGRGVAKVFVPQSHRPGAEAEVDFGDVKIRLAGEQVKCSLFSFRLSYSGKAVHRVSASGGQEAFFEGHVHALSVLGGVPTGKVRYDNLNSAVAQVLGFNRARVETERWTAFRSHFGIDVFYCRPGIEGAHEKGGVEGQIGYFRRNHFVPVPEVGSLAELNTMVDRWDEEDDARRIRSRPRTVGEYFAAERPLLKPLPTEPFETGRLFALRVDRYGQISVRTNHYSVPVRLIGRRVRVMLHASELVVYDDGVEVARHERLMTKAGSRLVLDHYLEALVRKPGALPGSTALEQARSAGKFTPVHDAWWAAACKAHGDRDGTRALIEVLLLGRHMPHEHLVAGLAAALRAGAMTSDAVALEARKAAEADDTPAPAVLPEGPEADRFGQPKVTSLTERRLAHLPPDTRPLPSVAVYDQLLRRRRLGGRPRPEGEEP
- the istB gene encoding IS21-like element helper ATPase IstB; translated protein: MTVKRHRGLTEQAADAAIEASCKALRLPTIRGQFTDIAEDAAKSQMTYREFLAELLLAECDDRARRRSERRIKAASFPREKSLRQFDFDANPNIDPAVIHTLASCDWVKKGLPLCLIGDSGTGKSHLMIALGTEAAMAGYRVKYVLATKLVNELVEAADEKVRTKTIARYGRVDLLAIDELGYMELDKRGAELLFQVLTEREEKNSVAIASNESFGGWTKTFTDPRLCAAIVDRLTFGGNIIETGTDSFRLAQTRARAEQAHID
- a CDS encoding transposase; this translates as MPKPYPEEFRQDVVRVARNRGPGVTVEQVATDFGVHPMTLWKWMRRADVDHGSKPGVTSQESAELREARRRIKLLEQENEVLRRAAAYLSQADLPG
- a CDS encoding transcriptional regulator, yielding MTRLAARVRRANRLYHAAEYGALAVRLPSLLADLQAAAAASEGRTRLRVLRLLADAYHPACTLMLKSLGYTDLAFIAVTRASEAIAELEDPVCTALSGFFATHILMAAGSPQQALSKATATVNLLEQHLALPHAEALLGELHLISATSITKDPTRPAHDRTSDVRSHLAEAARLAGRTMETRAFHLNFGPTNVKIHRVSLNADLGHHGDAVTAGTDVHPEIIKAPGWQAAYHSDLGRALVHVRGQESTAAERFLRAELIAPQRVHANALIGDSVSYLLGKRLPAHVQRDLSGLAHRMGISR
- a CDS encoding TauD/TfdA family dioxygenase, which codes for MFIDIPSALEAALIDRSLPTWKLDGSFLAQSTMEEYRTALTATPRFDETAAALRQALTGEDGGYAVLRLGNLAKALGTDDDRFLRLVTGFAAEVAVPFSPFPRWPLWKDIGVKVDKDPGKSSGIGYNAFHMDLVNGTLPPDYTTLLCVRPDPLGGGPSILSDAHAAVAQLSENSRALLAETAYHYGTFFDLHGVGEEYKPFPILAGSDPGGFVRFTAKMLKRSELGQAHVDAARELAEELVRGQISFPLQPGDYLIVNQRRFLHGREALHSGQATVPVADRRLLLQLFLRARVGAGSAV
- a CDS encoding glycosyltransferase family 2 protein, which translates into the protein MPLVSVVMPVHNSAATLGASVRSVLAQTHPDVELQVTDDASTDGSMDLLQDLARQDERVRPQAAPEQGGAARARNLALARARGEYVAFLDSDDMWLPGKVERQLAFATAGDAPLTFTSYYKVAGDYTGEACDFTPNGRVIAARERVTYRDMLVQDHIGALTAMYDRTVLGTRLMPDMPKRQDYALWLSIMRDGHPARGLQEPLAVYRAGRAGSLSSNKLALVEHNWRLYREHEHLSVFRSTRALAGATWHSVRKSHI
- a CDS encoding nucleotide sugar dehydrogenase, with protein sequence MKVIIAGQGYVGLPLAVRAAEVGHRVVGYDVDLHRIEQLTDGESYVGDVASSRLRAVLDTGDYSVTADAAALAGFDIAVITVPTPLRDGVPDLTYVESCARTLGERLRPGATVVLESTTFPGTTEELLLPILEKASGLKGGVGFLAGFSPERIAPGNKRWSFDGTPKLVSGIDARSLDAIKGFYDGIFQTTVPVSGTRVAEMAKLIENIFRFVNISMVNEMAMLAASLGVNIWEAIDAAATKPFGFTRFTPGPGVGGQCLPVDPLFLSWKVQQELGVPFRFVELADDVNRHMPDYVVRRLAEALDNRRMTINGSRILLLGLTYKYNATDLRNPPSARVAELLINLGAEVRGADPNIPDGDDTKLNLPRVDASPEEVAASDAVVLLMDHTRFDLAMIEKNAPYVLDCRNRLSGPNVETL